From one Mobula birostris isolate sMobBir1 chromosome 18, sMobBir1.hap1, whole genome shotgun sequence genomic stretch:
- the LOC140211798 gene encoding uncharacterized protein CFAP97D2 produces the protein MHRAYQPIVPTSNKYLQLKWDKDNYQKHRTKVENATAVVDTKGPWTPAHIQVKLKKLQLQEERLAAITRDNQILSSKLADIMRSNGTVENWNNYVAKSLNAEERHRRFAQITHENQALLQRIAHCESEYKQSKLKEEWERVKRVQNNIARYPRGTKTEQKTGKKLHLGVTKNSETARFE, from the exons ATGCACCGAGCTTATCAACCCATTGTGCCGACCAGCAATAAGTATCTGCAGCTGAAATGGGACAAGGACAATTATCAAAAGCATAGAACAAAG GTGGAAAATGCCACTGCTGTTGTAGATACGAAAGGGCCTTGGACTCCTGCACATATTCAAGTCAAGTTAAAGAAACTACAG TTACAGGAAGAACGCTTGGCTGCCATAACAAGAGACAATCAGATCCTTTCCTCCAAGTTAGCTGATATCATGAGATCCAATGGGACAGTGGAGAACTGGAATAACTACGTAGCTAAAAG TCTTAATGCGGAGGAGCGCCACAGGAGGTTCGCGCAGATAACGCACGAGAACCAAGCCCTTCTACAGCGCATCGCGCACTGCGAGTCGGAGTACAAGCAGAGCAAGCTGAAGGAGGAATGGGAGAGAGTGAAGAGGGTGCAAAATAATATTGCCCGGTACCCGCGTGGGACGAAGACTGAGCAG AAAACTGGGAAGAAACTGCACCTGGGAGTCACCAAGAATAGCGAAACTGCCCGGTTCGAATAA